One Deltaproteobacteria bacterium DNA window includes the following coding sequences:
- a CDS encoding type II toxin-antitoxin system VapC family toxin has protein sequence MANKDLFIDTSAWYALADSFDQYHEQAGKLFPRALQEYGRLVTTNLVVAETYILIRRELGHEAAITFLEKIAASPKLTRMYSDSVLEAEAEAILRRFNDQDFSFTDAVSFAFMKQNNIATAFAFDSHFLTAGFTLIS, from the coding sequence GTGGCCAACAAGGATCTCTTTATAGATACCAGCGCCTGGTATGCCCTGGCAGACAGCTTCGATCAGTATCATGAACAGGCTGGCAAACTGTTTCCCCGGGCACTGCAGGAATATGGACGGCTGGTAACAACAAATCTCGTTGTTGCCGAGACCTATATTTTGATCCGCAGAGAACTCGGCCATGAGGCAGCCATTACCTTCCTGGAAAAAATTGCAGCAAGCCCAAAACTAACCAGGATGTATTCTGACAGCGTTCTGGAAGCGGAGGCAGAGGCCATCTTACGGCGCTTCAATGACCAGGATTTCAGCTTTACCGACGCAGTAAGTTTCGCATTCATGAAGCAAAACAACATTGCAACTGCCTTTGCCTTTGACAGCCATTTCCTGACAGCCGGCTTCACCTTGATCTCCTGA
- a CDS encoding type II toxin-antitoxin system RelE/ParE family toxin, translating to MHILYAKSFAKDLGAINHDLATRKRLLKTIDKLKEINSLDELQGIKKIQGYESYYRLRIGDYRLGIKLSGDTIELIRFLHRRDIYRRFP from the coding sequence GTGCACATTCTATACGCTAAATCCTTTGCGAAAGATCTCGGAGCCATTAACCATGATCTGGCTACAAGGAAAAGACTTCTGAAAACCATCGACAAGTTGAAGGAAATTAACTCGTTGGATGAACTTCAAGGCATCAAGAAAATCCAGGGATATGAAAGCTATTACCGCCTGAGAATCGGTGATTATCGTCTCGGGATCAAACTCTCTGGAGATACTATAGAATTGATTCGTTTCCTACACCGCCGTGACATCTACAGACGTTTTCCTTAG